The following are encoded together in the Oncorhynchus nerka isolate Pitt River linkage group LG25, Oner_Uvic_2.0, whole genome shotgun sequence genome:
- the LOC115109699 gene encoding bisphosphoglycerate mutase, translating into MSKYKVFVMRHGEGAWTKENRFCSWVDQRLSEDGVKEALACGHLLREAGYHLDVVFTSLLSRSIHTAWLLLEAMGQEWVPVVKSWRLNERHYGALIGLNRAEMALNHGEEQVKQWRRSYDLTPPPIDKSHPYFLEIYNDRRYSTCDISKEDLPKSESLKDVLERLQPYWDGTIVPEIKQGKSVLISGHGNSCRALLKHLQGISDADIVNVTLPTGTPILIELDENFRPTKPMQLLGDQDAIQAAIRKVEDQGKVKQTP; encoded by the exons ATGTCCAAGTACAAAGTCTTTGTGATGAGGCATGGAGAAGGGGCCTGGACCAAAGAGAACCGCTTCTGCAGCTGGGTGGACCAGAGGCTGAGTGAGGATGGGGTAAAGGAGGCCCTAGCATGCGGTCACCTCCTAAGAGAGGCAGGCTACCACTTGGATGTGGTCTTCACATCCCTGCTTAGCCGCTCCATCCACACAGCCTGGCTGCTACTAGAGGCCATGGGGCAGGAGTGGGTCCCAGTGGTGAAATCGTGGAGGCTGAATGAGCGCCATTATGGTGCTCTGATCGGGCTCAACCGTGCCGAGATGGCCCTAAACCACGGCGAGGAGCAGGTGAaacagtggaggaggagttaCGACCTCACGCCGCCGCCTATCGACAAATCACACCCTTACTTTTTGGAGATCTACAACGACCGGCGGTATTCTACTTGCGATATTTCTAAAGAGGATCTCCCTAAGTCGGAGAGCCTGAAGGATGTCTTAGAGAGGCTCCAGCCATACTGGGATGGCACCATTGTGCCAGAGATCAAACAGGGGAAATCGGTGCTCATCTCTGGGCATGGGAATAGCTGCAGGGCACTGCTGAAACACTTACAAG GGATATCAGATGCTGATATCGTCAACGTGACGTTACCCACAGGAACGCCCATTCTGATTGAGCTGGATGAGAACTTCCGGCCCACCAAACCCATGCAGCTCCTGGGAGACCAGGACGCCATCCAGGCAGCCATCAGGAAGGTGGAGGATCAGGGGAAGGTCAAACAAACACCATGA
- the LOC115109700 gene encoding troponin I, slow skeletal muscle-like, translating into MADAPKLKEKSKISSARRLGLKIRLLTVAGQMLEVETEEKKREREEALAERVPPLKLSGLSVDELMDLCKDLQRKIDVVDEERYDVGLKVTKTDKECHELGLKIIELQSKFKKPSLKKVKISAEMMLSVLLGSKHKETIDFKSNLKTVKKAEEKKEEVTDWRQNVDAMSGMEGRKKMFDA; encoded by the exons ATGGCGGACGC GCCCAAACTAAAAGAAAAGTCCAAGATCTCCTCAGCCCGACGGTTGGggttgaag ATCAGATTGCTGACAGTAGCTGGCCAGATGCTAGAGGTTGAgacggaggagaagaagagagaaagagaagaagctCTGGCTGAGAGAGTCCCTCCTCTCAAGCTTTCTGGCTTGTCTGTGGATGAGCTCATG GATTTGTGCAAAGATCTGCAACGTAAGATCGACGTGGTAGATGAGGAGCGATACGACGTGGGACTGAAAGTAACCAAAACTGACAAGGAG TGCCATGAGTTGGGTCTGAAGATCATTGAGCTGCAGAGCAAGTTCAAGAAGCCAAGCCTGAAGAAGGTGAAGATCTCAGCTGAGATGATGCTCAGTGTTCTGCTGGGCTCCAAGCACAAAGAGACAATCGACTTCAAGTCCAACCTCAAGACAGTCAAGAAAGCAGAGGAGAAG AAAGAGGAGGTCACCGACTGGCGTCAAAATGTGGATGCCATGTCAGGCATGGAGGGCAGAAAGAAGATGTTTGATGCTTAA